The region ACGTCCGGGGGAAGGTGGTAGCATAAGGGTAAGGGAAAGCCCTGACCGGGGCGGAAAGGAGGGCGCATGAACGTCTACAAACTCATCGGTCGCAACCTGGAGATCACCGACGCCATCCGGGACTACGTGGAGCGGAAGCTCTCCCGCCTGGACCGCTACCAGAACGGGGAGCTCATGGCCAAGGTGGTGCTTTCCTTGGCGGGCAGCAATCACGTGGCCCGCAAGGCCAAGGCCGAGGTACAGGTGGACCTCCCCGGGGGGCTCGTGAGGGTGGAGGAGGAGGACGCGGACCTTTACGCGGCCATCGACCGCATGGTGGACCGCCTGGAAACCCAGCTCAAGCGCTTCAAGGAGCGCCGCTTTATTGGCAAGCGCCACTCGTACCAGGGGCCTCCGCCCCCGGAGGTGCAGGACCTCGAGGCCCTGCGCAAGCCCGAGGAGGAGGAAGGTCCCAGGATCGTCCGGGTCAAGCGCTTTGAGATGAAGCCCATGGGCCCCGAGGAGGCGGCCTTCCAAATGGAGGCCTTGGGCCACGATTTCTTTGTGTTCCGCAACGCCAGGACCGACGAGATCAACGTCATCTACCGCCGCAAGGACGGCCACTACGGGCTTATCGAACCGGCATAGCCTTAAAGGCCCCTAGTAGTAGGCGGAGGGATCCACGAAGCGGGTCTCTCCGCTCACGCGTACCGCCACCCTGAATTCCAGCTCCTCCGGGCGGATGAGGAGGCCGCCCCCCGTGTAGCCGAGGAGCTGGCCCCGCTCTACCCTTTGCCCCTCCTGCACCAGGGGCTCCTGCAGGTTGGTGTAGACGGTGGAAAGGGTTTCCGTATGCGCCAGCATCACCGTGTAGCCCAGGTTGGGCAGGTAGAGGATACCGGCCACGTATCCCTCGGCGGCTGCTTGCACGGGGCTTCCCGGGGCTGGGCCCTGGATCACCTGGAAGGGTCCTTCCTGCCCATAGGGCACCAGGATCCTGCCCCCGGGTACGGGGAAGGCCAGCCGGCCCACGGTGGCGGGCAGGGGGGGAGGGGGCACCACCACGCTGGCTTCCCGGGGCGCCCTTTGGGCCGCGGCTTGGCGGCGTTCGGCCTCCCGCCTTCGCCGTTCCTCCTCCTGGCGCTTGAGCTCCAGGAGGCGTTGCCTCTCCGCCAGGACCCGGGCCTGGAGCTGGGCCAGCTCCGCTTGCAGGCGCCCCCTTTCCTGTAGGGCGTCCCGCAGGAGGGCTCTTTTGCCCTGGGCTTCCCGCTCTAGGCTGGAGAGGGTAGCCTCCAGCTCCCTCTTCTGCCCCTCCAGGGCCTTTTGGGTTTCCCCAAGGGCCTTTTCCTTGGCGGTGAGGTCGGCGAGGAGAAGGCTTAGGCGCTCCCGTTCCTCCCTCAGGGCCTTCAGGGTGGCCTGAAGGGCGCGAACCAGGTCCGCATCCCGCTTGGAGATGTACCCCACCCAGCGGGCCCGCACCGCCAGATCGGTGAAGGATTGGGCCCTGAGGAGGGGTAGGTAGCGGCCCGCCTTTTCCCGGTGCAGGTTTCGCATCAGGGCCTGAAGCCGTTCCTTGAGGCTTTCCAGATCCATTTCCAGCTTGGCGATGCGCCCTTCTGTACGGCGTATCTCCTCTTTCAGCTGGGCGATCTGCCGGCTTAAGGCGGCGCGCTCCCTTTCCAACCGGGTGATTTCCCCCTCCAGGCGGGCCTTCTCCTTAAGTAGGTTCTCCACCCGACTGGAGAGGCGGGAGAGCTCCTGGTTTAGGATCCGGATCCGCTTTTGGCTTTGCTCCTCGAGGGCCTTAGCCCGGTTCAGCTGGCTTTCCAGGTTGCGCAGGGTGCCCTCTACCAGCTGGCTTTGCTGGGGGGCGGACACGTTCTGGCCCAAGGCCCATGGGAGAAGGCCTTGGCACAAAAGCACGGGGAGGAGAAGCCAGCTAAGGCGCATCCTAGACTTCCCTCAGATAGGCCCGGGTGGCCATGAAGGCTCCGCCAGCCCCC is a window of Thermus neutrinimicus DNA encoding:
- the hpf gene encoding ribosome hibernation-promoting factor, HPF/YfiA family, whose amino-acid sequence is MNVYKLIGRNLEITDAIRDYVERKLSRLDRYQNGELMAKVVLSLAGSNHVARKAKAEVQVDLPGGLVRVEEEDADLYAAIDRMVDRLETQLKRFKERRFIGKRHSYQGPPPPEVQDLEALRKPEEEEGPRIVRVKRFEMKPMGPEEAAFQMEALGHDFFVFRNARTDEINVIYRRKDGHYGLIEPA
- a CDS encoding murein hydrolase activator EnvC family protein — protein: MRLSWLLLPVLLCQGLLPWALGQNVSAPQQSQLVEGTLRNLESQLNRAKALEEQSQKRIRILNQELSRLSSRVENLLKEKARLEGEITRLERERAALSRQIAQLKEEIRRTEGRIAKLEMDLESLKERLQALMRNLHREKAGRYLPLLRAQSFTDLAVRARWVGYISKRDADLVRALQATLKALREERERLSLLLADLTAKEKALGETQKALEGQKRELEATLSSLEREAQGKRALLRDALQERGRLQAELAQLQARVLAERQRLLELKRQEEERRRREAERRQAAAQRAPREASVVVPPPPLPATVGRLAFPVPGGRILVPYGQEGPFQVIQGPAPGSPVQAAAEGYVAGILYLPNLGYTVMLAHTETLSTVYTNLQEPLVQEGQRVERGQLLGYTGGGLLIRPEELEFRVAVRVSGETRFVDPSAYY